The genomic region cccaccatcggcgggtgTACCGGTCAGTGATGGCTTGCGCTAAGTTGTAGGGTTTATGTTCacggaacgttacctgtatatcgagGATATCTAGTGAAAGGCtataagtccggtagcgcgggtacaATTGCGCTATGCGCTATTGTTGTATTTGAGCATATATGTGTAAAAGTGAATTCCGGAGATCCTCTATGTTGTGGATGAAGTCCTTTATTTATAGGGTAATCTTTCTTGTCTTCTATCACcacgtaataaggttaaaaggatcgtggcctgccAATAGTACATCTTCGAGCAAGCTGGTCCGACAAAAGCAAAAAGTGTTCTTGTCAGACCTGACCTtttgtctgccaggtgtcctctgccagCTACAGCATCGCCTGACATGTGGATACTGCCAATGCGCGCGGGTGGGATTTGCGCCATGGTTGTGAATATAGCGCTATATGCCTTAGCGCGAACCTTTGTAAATCCTTATGGCGATGCTGTTTGATGCGCTAAACGAgttaatcgggtatgcgtatcattaagtccccccagttcaatGGTATGCGCAGGAACTGCGCATGGCGTTGAACTCAACTTGTAACCACCGTTCATCTATTCTTTTCCACGCGCCTCCGCTTTCTTCTAATATTTCAACAAAATATTTTTGTCCTGCTGCATTAAATGCAAAGAAATCGAAGCGACGTTTTTCAGTTGCTACAGTTGTCATTCCGCCGTTTTTTCCGCCCTTGGTTACCTCGTACTCTTTCCTTTCCATCTTGCGACACGTGGCTCCATCTCTGCCTTCCATTTTTTAACCGCCCTTTTTCAACTTCTCTTGAGGCATCTTCCGTGTTTTTACTCCCCTATAAATACCTCATAATCATCTATTTTAGTTTTTACTTCTGTTGTGCTCTCTAATCCTGCGCGAATCTTATCGGCTTATTACTTCGACTTTTCTTCTTTAGCTTTTTCAGGTTAGCGCGCGCTTAGTTTCTTTTCTTACAAACTATTGAATTACTTGTTAATAGATGGCGTCTTCTTCGTCTACATCTGAGCCTCCAAACTGCGAGATTATTAGGTCTATTATGACAAAGCGCAAAATTGCGCTGTTGGTGGATTGGTACCCACCTTTGGCCGATTTGAATCCTATAGCGCCCTTACCTGACCAGCGCGCGAATGACGTTATTGACGGTAAGGTTACCGTTTATCGACAAGTAATGGTAGAAGGGAATGTTCGCTATCCTCCCACTTCTTTCTTCATGGAGGTCCTTAGCcattttaatattagtattggtCAGCTGCACCCTTATAGCGCGTGTCGCGTTACCCTCTTCGAGATGATTTGCCGCTACTATCAATTACTTCCATCGCTGGATTTGTTTAAGAACGTATTTTCGTACCGTAAAAACCAACAAAGTTGGTATTCTTTCAACGACCGGATTAACTTTGTAAAGCGCCTTAAAGCTGGTGTGCGCAAGAAGTGGAAGAACTCATTCTTCTTTATCGATGATTCTTTTATCCCTCTTGCGTATAGAAATATTTGCGCATGGCACATGGACGCTACGAATGCGCAGTTAAATGTCAGGCCTCCCCTTTCCCCAGACGATCAGCAGAGACTTGGGCATTTCTACAACCGCGAGCTCCCCATCCGCCAATATAGCTCAGACATTTTACGGATTGCTAATATGTACCCTTATCCGCCTGCCCTGCCAGTTATCAAAGACGCCGATGATAATGGTAGGCGGTAGATGGGCTTTATTTTTGTACTTGTTCTCCTTTCATTACTTTTGTCTAACTTAGCTTGTTGAATTTGCAGAGATGCGTTTAAACAGACTTCTTGCTTCACGCGATATCGAGGGCTTTCATACTGAGACGCCCGAAGTGGAAAACAAGGACGAGCAGGATATGGATGTTGATGAGCAAGCTCATGGTAACACTGTTGTTGGCGCTGGTGGTTCTGGTGACACCAGCCAACGCGAGGGTCGTGCAGGTGACGACTCTTATCAAACGGATGCTGAAGGGTCCAAAGTTATTGAGCCCCCAACCGAGAGTGGGAGTAAGCACATGCGCGCTAAAAAGGCGAAAGGTAGTCTTACTTTTCTCAAGTCACTGAAATTTGTGCTACCTTTTATGTTGCTGACCAGTTATCTTATTATTTGCAGAGGCTCGCCTGCAATTTTACGGCGTAAACGACTTGCTGTCTATCCCGGAGGCTACAACGATCTCTCAATTCAACTACTTGGAAGATATCAAACTTCCCAATTACTTTGGGCATCTGTCGCCCGAGGCAACGTGGCGCTTTGATGTTCAACTGGCTATGTTGAACCTGATGCGCTCTAAATGTTGCCTTAAGGAGGCAAAGGCTCGCTTGGACGACGGTGACTCTTCTACACCAGGCGCCCTGACTGCTGAACAGTTGCATGACCGTATCGTGCATTTGAAGTCGGATCTTGAGCAGTCTGAAAAAGGCATGCGAAGAGGCAATCAGTGCCTCGTCTTCTCTAGCTGCGGAGAAGGTGTCTTTAGCCTCTCAAGTTGAGGATTTGACTGAAAAGGTTAAGTCCCTTGAGTCTGAAAAGAGCTCTCTAGAAGAAGAGCGCGAAGATTTGACTGATCGCTTGACTACTTGCCAGGTTGATCGTGACACTGCAAAGTGTCAGTTTGAGACCTTGAAGAAGGGCCTTCCAGTGCTAGTTGCTCGTACCTGTGATTCTAAATACGTGAGTGATCTGCTTGTAGACGCCATTCTTGCCTTCAAGGCAGAAGAGCGGCTTAAGTTCTGGAAGAAGATTCAGCCTCATCTCCAATCTTCCGAGGCCCTGGATGCCATTATTACTAAGGAGGTGGATCCTCTTGCGGCGCAAAAGAGCCAAGAGGTGGCGCCGACGCTGATGAATATCATGGTCCCTTCGTTGGTAGCTCTGTCTAATGACCCTACTGCTGACGCTCAGCGTTTGTTGAACGATACATTGTAATTTATAGTTTTTCAAAAAGAATGTAATGACTCTTTTGGGAATAAAAATTTTATCTTGTTCATTTCTCTTCATTGTGTATGACTTGTATATTGTAATGCGTGAATGCTTATAAATGTGCGTCATTAATTTATACTTGAGCATATTTCATCGTTGTTAGTCACAGATTGTATATGTGCGCTAAACATGATTCCACCCTTTGTGATTTGCACGTTTCTATGTGACGATAGTTAAGTACTAGCACGACCAACTATATGGGTTTTGTTTGCGATTATAGTATGATTATGTGCGTAAGATCGTTTGTTTAAAACGTTTTGCTAAGTTTTCATTGATTTTCATCGTAATTATACTCGAGGAATGTCAACGTTTAACTTATCAcatatattgttgtgcacacaatatatgCTTAAGTTAAGCATCCGTGTGCGCGCATCAggagtcttctaagtgcgccaatACTTAGGATTGAGGTCATGCGCGACCAACGccgtcgtttatagtcatgacttgcagatctcgaGTTCTGCGCGGGTTGGTTAGGTCAACCCAATGACGCTTAACCGTCCGGTTATAATAGACTAGCCTgtcgccaaacaagcttctgccgcacgggtgccggagaaagcaacccttcaaaggcaggagtgcgATGCCTAAGAGGTTGTGCGCACCATTTTCAAATTAGAGAGCTACTTTACATATAATGGCACAAAGATTATGGCAGGCGATAACTTGAAGGCAATAATTAAACATAGATAAACGTGCGCGGAAAACGCTTAAGAGACATTGTTTCATCAGtacagatttttaaacatgcgctaAACAGGGTGCGCTTAAGAACTTCCAAATTCTCTCATACAAATAATAGCTGTATCCACCTTGATCATAACTGTAGCCGCATGCTCTCTCCCTCAACTTCTCATCCTTGTGTTCTTCGTACTCATAGTCAACGCCGGCAATCTCGTCTCCCTCGTCATTTTCAGCTCCTGAAGAGCCGGCCCCATCTTTCGTCGCCTTTGCCGCGGCTTGAATACTTCAGATATGTGGATACCAGTCAAATAGTGTTACAAATCAACGAATGCGCGAGTATGTGTGCAATTGCACTCTAATATGCGTCTTATGTTTCGGATTATGTAAGATTGTGCTCATTTTAATGCGGTAAGCGCGCAGACTGGTTGCGCGTTTATTGCATTTCATCCGGCAAAGTATGCAAACGCCAATTTTGCTGTTATGTGACTGCGCGTGATCTGTGGTTTTAATTTTCAAAACGATTAGCTTCATATGTTTATACGTACCTGTCGAAGTCGATAGTCCTCTGCGGTCACTTTGGACTTGAGTGTGGCTTCTCCTAGCGGGGTGGGAAGCGTTATGATCCCTCGGTAAAGGCAGGTGCTGATGGCGAAGTGTGATAACGCCGGTTGTCCCAGGATAGCATCGTATTCCAATTCAGCGCGTATCACTTTAAATTCGACTACCGTTGTGTACACCCTTTCCTTGTGTTGGTCGTCCCACAAGGTTAACGCCGTCCCAAGTATCCCCTTCGACCAGGCGGGATCCCCGCTTATTCTCCTAAACTGCTGCTTTATCTTTCTTAGGTTGCGCTTCACTCTGTAGGCCAGGTTCTCGAAACAGTGAAAGAACATGACATTGACACATCTGCCAATATCGATGAGAATTTTGTCAATGTGTTGAGTACATTCAGGCAAGTAGCCTTTTACCACCAGCGGAGCGCATTTCCTTTCTTAAATGGGCTCGCGTGGGAGGTGCGCCTTGAGCGTTTCATACGGCAACAGTGGCTCTTTCTCAACTTCCTTCCTTTTCTCCCATGAAAAGACATAGATGACCTTGTCTTTCTCGACTCCTTCATTTTCCTTCTTATGCCCGCCTGACTCATCCTTTCCCGGTTTCAAATGTTTCAACTCTCCGCGCTTGAAGAAAATGACAACCTTATTAACCAGCGCCTTGCATCGAATAGTTTCATGTCCGAAGTCATCGTGAAAGTCGCAGAACTTGGACTTATCACGTCGCGCGTACTCAGACATGCGCTCGGTTTTCTCGAACGTTTTTGAGATGGGCTCAGTCACATAGATTTCTTTCAAACTCTTGGTGAGGCTTCTGATTAAGGCTTGCTTGTATTCCCTAGTGTCGCTATCCCTGTTCCGATGATGttgctggttgttgttgttgttcccttGGTAGTTTCGCTGGTGCTTTCTGTCGCTGTGATGGTTGTTACCATGGTGGCGGTAGGGGCTAGAGTCGTGTTGGTTTCTCCCGAAACCGCCTGACGGGCGCCCACCCCTCGGCGAGTCGTAACCGTCGTGCCGACCATTTCCCGAGCCTCGGTAATTCGAGTACCTGGTAGTGTCTTCTTCAGCACGCATGTGCTCGTGCGCTTCTCTTATTGCTTCTGCAAGTGTCTCTGGAGGACGCTTCCTAAGCCTCTGCCACAACGTTAGGTGGCGCTCCCGACAAATTCCGTGTATGAAATCGGATACTTTCAATGATTCAGCACAGTTAGGGATTCTGGCCACCTCTTGTCGATGAACTGTCCCAAGGATTCCCCTCGCTCTTGCTTGATGTCATGACATTCAACATGCATCCTTCGAGTTGCGCAAATGTTATGAAAGTTAAGCAGAAAGCGCGTTCGGAGATCATCGTAGCAACTTATAACTGGCGCTGGCAGGTTGTTAAACCACTGCCGAGCTACGCCTTCAAGTAGCGGTGGGAACTCCATGTATTTTATCTCGTCGGCCCAGCGCTGGTTTCGCGCTATTCCTTCGTACTTTTGTAAGAAGTCATCACGGTCTGAGAATCCGTCATAGTATCCCAACGTTATCGGTATCACGGATAGCGGCGTTGAGATGTTGTTCAGTATTTGAGCTGAAAACTTTTCTACAGTGGGAGCTGTTTCGAAAGAGGGTTTGACCGGTACTCCTTTCATTCCCGCATACAAGTTTTTGACCATGAGCTCGGCCTTTCCGGGTTGCTCAAACTCATGCACCATATCATCTGGCACGGCGTTCATCAAAGCGTAAATCAGATTAGCTTGGCTCTGGGCGCGTTGTTCGCGTGTTCGAGCCGGCAACCCTGTGGATGCACCTATCCCTGCAAACAAAGTTCCCTGCACAAAGGTGGTAGTGCTAGATCCTGGGGTGTTTGGGGAGGCATCCCTTCGGGGCGAAGGTGAAGGCCGCACGCCCtgtgaattggttgatcaaagttaatcgattttgttgatcaatcgaaaaagtgttaaaaacgtattaagtaactattcaccccctctagttacttacaattggtatcagagcggtttctcaaatcattgctctataaacgaTTGCGAAAGCGTCAAAAtttgttttgtgcaaaaacttgagtcaacgattctcggatcaactcaaactatgggatacttggaagaaatggtgaaagaagcaccaatctttgataagatgaatattgatgtgtggaaattaagatttgagtcaTATCTCAAAttcaaggattactacttgtggagaataatcaaagtgggagactttgtaccacaagctagttcaagactagtgaagtcaacatttcaaaacaatgatgttttgaaataatttgatgcaatttcactacttcatggaattcttcctagtgaagaaagattaaaaataatttcatgtgaaagtgcaaaggaatgttgggattcactatgttcacaagaagaagaaaactctaagagtttaaagggtaaaggagtaGAGAAGGATTTGAAAAAAGTTGGTGATTCTCAAGCAAAAGGTttgaatggaaatgaagacttttgctTTATGAGTTATTGGAATGATTTGAATCAAGATGgttaaagtgaagaagaggttgaatctccattcaaagaaaatgatttctcaagcatggattgcaatgaggtacatgtattctatccttttaattatgaagaattgttagatgattacaagactattaaatttgtgtatgatagtagtcgtgacaaagtaaaacttgtgGAGAatgaattacacaaagttagacaacttaacaaaaccttaattgatgaaaacaacgctttgaaaagaaaatttgaaagtatgattatttgtgattcatcaagaggtaaacgtgaaatgaatatatgtcacgactctagcaaacacaaaccatgtaatcaaagtccattgtctattattaggaaaattgagaatATGGAAAAAATAGACCAAGCTAGCATTCTATGGTAGGGATAATTCAAGGATTggataatcttaaaatcaatcaaaatcaatgatcaaaatgctaatgagaataaattTCTCAAAAAGACTTtatattaatgaaaggtttttcttacaaatgcaaaattgtttttaaaaaatgattttaaaaggttaGTGGAGGAGGCTTACTTGctttaggattgtgtgtttatgtgaaactatgtattgtatgctaaatacaagattgatgcgttttgtgtatactatgtgaataattgaatatgaatatatatatatatatatatatatatatatatatatatacacacacacacatacatacatacatatagatatagtacattacgtgtcattgatgattaaacatcgggaggatgtaatcattcaatgttaggaaaagaaaacttgtcctcaagtattttatagaacctaagaatcgtcaaaacgcattcaaagaaagaagaagtgaagaaataagtgatcagaaggatccacggcagcaccacggctgaccgtatacccGACCGCGGATTCCTGTCCTGTACGTGTACAAATTcctgcacggctaacaccacggtcgaccatgcttcgaccgtgcgtggtctgattctgttttaaattaaattaaaccctcacttttatttcttttcaacccacttcaaaacacacacacttaaacacggctgaggagatcgaccgcacgaagaagaacgttcattccttcaatctcaattcctacttttggtatgattaatccttgctttcctagcattcaattgtgtttatatgatgaattagggttatgaagaaactcTAACTATAATGAGtcaaaacttaaattgatgcaaacaatcaaaattgttcttgaagaacaacttggaaacgattgtaatagtacctatctatgcgttaatttaacaatgaataattctagggttcattatacatctaggttagattttcatagaagcattgttcatatgatataaatgacattgttgcaaattgagtgtaataatatTGAATGTCAAAACacgtgttgatgatgatctcaaaagtctagaacacatatgaactttatgAAAATctcaatctagttgcaaactcattaacactaatgaagagtgaaaatgtgaagaatcttaacatcaaaacatctaagtattgatgataattaaagtttgtaaaacttgttgcctacaattgaattatacacttttaattaatttgaagtatcattgtgtagaaaaatGGCAAAGACCAAGGATGCTCAATCTAGAGGAGGTGAGAATAGATATAACCCTCCAACTGATGCGAGACAACGTACAACATATAACAAGAAATGGCTCAAAGCAAGAGCAATAGTAGAAGGAAGAATCATAAGCCTTGAAGCATTCCCTGAGATAACTGACAAGCTGTTTCAAAGGAATCTAGCCTCGTTCGTACTAATCAATGGACAAATATATCCTGAGTTGATAAGAGAGTTCTATGCCAACTATAGATTTAACACAGAAACTAAGATGGTAAGATTTCATCTTAACAAAAAATGGTGGGAATTTCCTCTCAATACTTTTGGTGAAATCCTGGGTGTTCCTACTGAAGGAATGGAGTTCTATAGTAGACGACACAAACTAGAACATCTTTCTGAGTTTATTCAAGATACCGATGCGTTAACCTTGCTTTGCAAACCTAACGCCAATCACTCAGAAATCCTATCCAAGGGACTAACCGGAAAGGATCTCCGATCGTATCTGGATATTCTAAACAAAATCATTGACCACAACATCTACTGTAGGCTGGGAAACTACTCCCACATTCATGTCACTCAAATTTATGTCATGTGGGCAATTGAATTAAATATGGAGATTAATGTGGCATTTTTGATGGCATCCCAAATGAGCAACCTGATGACTGAATCAACTAGATCTCTTCCGTATGGAATGCATCTGAACAATTTGTTCAGCTACCTCAAGGTAACACATGCTATTGTTCAACAACCTTCATTCGAGCCACTAGATAAGTCAATTATCATTCGAAGTGATCATCTAATAGAATCCTCTCGTGGAAGAAGATCGAGTCTTCAAGAGGATCTCGATGAGATTGAGAACTATCAACCAGAGGAAGAATCGGATGAAGAGGAAATAGAAGATGAGGAGGCGAACTTACAGGAACATCAAGAATTTGTGAATTCAAATTTTGAAACCAAGATCGACAGGATTCTGAAGCAAGAGGAAGAGATTAGAGAAAATCACTCTAGGTTCAAGAAGGCGTTGAAAGGATTTGTGAAAACAATTTCTTGCAGTAGGTCATAACTTGTGTATTTGGGATAATGATCTTTATTTGTGTACTATGTGGAGTGCTTAAATGTTGGCACTAAACAATTATGTGTAAGATAATTAATAATGTTGTGTTTATTGTGTGCTTAAGTTAGCTTTGCTTGTACACCCATGCAAAAATATAAATCTGTCACTGTACGGATgctcccacggtcgaccgtggttcgaccgcagAACATCTGAcataattgatttgtcttaactctCTTACATAAATTCAATGATCAATAGATTGCAAAAGGACGAATTGATATATCTGTCAAAGTGCTCTCAATTTAGCTACCTACCTCATTAAAGTTTGCTAGATAACATTCATCATTGGTCTATTAAAGCAAATACATTCAAAAAAT from Rutidosis leptorrhynchoides isolate AG116_Rl617_1_P2 chromosome 9, CSIRO_AGI_Rlap_v1, whole genome shotgun sequence harbors:
- the LOC139867043 gene encoding uncharacterized protein isoform X1 yields the protein MAKTKDAQSRGGENRYNPPTDARQRTTYNKKWLKARAIVEGRIISLEAFPEITDKLFQRNLASFVLINGQIYPELIREFYANYRFNTETKMVRFHLNKKWWEFPLNTFGEILGVPTEGMEFYSRRHKLEHLSEFIQDTDALTLLCKPNANHSEILSKGLTGKDLRSYLDILNKIIDHNIYCRLGNYSHIHVTQIYVMWAIELNMEINVAFLMASQMSNLMTESTRSLPYGMHLNNLFSYLKVTHAIVQQPSFEPLDKSIIIRSDHLIESSRGRRSSLQEDLDEIENYQPEEESDEEEIEDEEANLQEHQEFVNSNFETKIDRILKQEEEIRENHSRFKKALKGFVKTISCSRS
- the LOC139867043 gene encoding uncharacterized protein isoform X2 produces the protein MRLNRLLASRDIEGFHTETPEVENKDEQDMDVDEQAHGNTVVGAGGSGDTSQREGRAGDDSYQTDAEGSKVIEPPTESGSKHMRAKKAKEARLQFYGVNDLLSIPEATTISQFNYLEDIKLPNYFGHLSPEATWRFDVQLAMLNLMRSKCCLKEAKARLDDGDSSTPGALTAEQLHDRIVHLKSDLEQSEKGMRRGNQCLVFSSCGEGVFSLSS